The genomic window TTGATGTCGACGCCGGCGTTGAAGCCGCGTCCCTCGGCGCGCAGGATCACCACGTGGGTGCTGGGGTCCTTGCCTGCGGCGAGGATGGCGTCGGCCAGCTCGAACCAGCCCTTGGAGGGGATGGCGTTCACGGGCGGGTAGTCGACGGTGACCGTGGTGATTCCGGCACCGTCCGAAGTCGAGGTGATGCCCATGGCATGTTCCTTACGTCTATTGACCGAACCAAGCGATTGCTTGGTAAGTTATCACAGACGGGTCCGGACAAGCCGTGCCGTTCGTGCGGACGACGCACCCCCGACGGCCGCGGCAACCGGGCGAACGCCCGGCCTGCCCGGCCGCGGCAACTACCAAGGAGAACAAGTGAGCGGATTGCTTGACGGCCGAGTCGTCATCATCACCGGCGCGGGCCGTGGCATCGGCCGGGCCCACGCACTGGCCTTTGCGGCCGAGGGCGCCAAGGTCGTCGTCAACGACATCGGTGTCGGCGGCGACGGCTCCACCACCGGCGAGACCCCGGCCGAGCAGGTCGTCGCGGAGATCAAGGCCGCGGGCGGTGAGGCCGTCGTCAACGGTGACGACGTCGCGTCGTGGGAGGGGGCCCAGAACCTGATCCAGACCGCGATCGATACTTTCGGTGGGCTGGACATCCTGGTCAACAACGCGGGCTTCCTGCGTGACCGCATGCTCGTCGGCATGAGCGAGGAAGAGTGGGACGCGGTGATCCGCGTGCACCTCAAGGGCCACTTCGCCCCGCTGCGTCACGCCGCCGCCTACTGGCGTGCCGAGTCCAAGGCCGGACGTCCCGTCGACGCCCGCATCATCAACACCAGTTCCGGCGCGGGCCTGCAGGGCTCCATCGGCCAGGGCAACTACGCCGCCGCCAAGGCCGGCATCGCCGAGATGACCATCCAGGCTGCTGCCGAACTGAAGAACTACGGCGTCTCCGTCAACGCGATCGCCCCCGCGGCCCGCACCCGCATGACCGTCGGTGCCGGTGGCGCGATGGCCGAGGCGATGGCCGCTCCGGAGGAGGGCTTCGACGCCATGGCGCCGGAGAACATCTCCCCGCTGGTCGTGTGGCTCGGCTCCGCCGAGTCGAAGGACGTCACCGGCCGCGTCTTCGAGGTCGAAGGCGGCAAGATCACGGTCGCCGAGGGCTGGCGCCACGGCCCGGCCCAGGACAAGGGCGACCGCTGGGATCCGAAGGAACTCGGCCCGGTCGTCGCGGACCTGCTGGCCAAGGCCGAGACCCCCACGCCGGTCTACGGAGCATAGGCACTTCACGCTCGTGCGCCTTCAGCGGTGGTCGCTGCTACCGCTGAAGGCGCACGAGCGGTTCCGCGGCCTCAGGCCGGGGCGCGGACGACCAGCGTCGTGCCGGGGAAGTAGGCGGCCAGTTCGCTGCGGGCCTGCTTGAGCGACGCGGTGCCGTAGCCCTGTTTGCGGGCGTCGGGGGCCACCCAGATCGCGACGTCGACTTCGTTGCCGGCGAGTTCGCCGAACACCAGACCGACGCACGACGGCCGTTCTCCGGTGGTGCATTCGGCAACGAACCAGGCCGCGGATTCGTCGTCCATGCGGGCGAGGCCGCTCGTGCGTTCCTGTTCGACACGGTCGGCGTCCCACGGTGTGCCGGTGTCGTCGAGACGCTCGGTGGAGCGGGTTCGGAACAGGGCGGCGTCGGCGTCGGAATTCGTGAAGGGGCGCAGTCGAACTCCCGATCCGGTGCTGTACGGACGCTGTTCGGGCAGCCATTGCAGGGTGGCGTCGAGATCTTCGAGTTCGGTGCGGATCCGGTCGCGCTCCTTGACGGTGAGCCGGTCGAAACGCAGGCCCAGCACGGCTTCGGCGCAGTAGTCCGACGTGCCGAGCAGTTCGCGGACCGCGGTGACTGCGGCATCGCGATCCTTGCTCTCGACGATGGCGTCCAGGACCTCGTGACGCCGGTCGAGCGCTTTCAGCAGTGCCGATGCGATCTCTCGTCGGTCGATCACCTGGTCGTGGTTCTTCACAGTCATGTGCGACATTCCTCCTCGGGACCGGGCATGCCCGACTCCGGTGTGCCGGGCGTCGCCCACCATTATTCCCACGAATCCGCGGCGGGGGAGTGTCGTGCGCTATTCGCAGACGACGACGGGGATCGTCCGGTCGGTCCACGACTGGTAGGTGTCGAAGTCGGCGTACATCTCGACCAGGCGCGGCCACAGGGCGGCGCGCTCGTCGTCCGTCGCGACACGTGCCCGCATCGTCCGGATCTGCGACTTGATCTGCACCGTGACGTTCGGGTTCGCGCGAATGTTCAGGTACCACAGGGGGTTCTTCGGCAGCCCGCCCTGTGAAGCGACCAGGACGACGCGGTCGCCGTCCTCGAGGAACAGCAGTGGGCTGGTGCGCGGCTGCCCGCTCTTGCGTCCGGTCGTGGTGAGCAGGCAGACCGGGATGCCCCACGGGAAGGCGCTGCCGACGCGCCATTTCCCGCCGAGGCGCCCGCCGGTGGCCCGATACAGCGTCACATTGATCCGCGACATCCACTTGATGATGCGGGCCGTGTACTCGGAATCGAGCCCCGACGGGCGCGTCGTCGCCATCTGGTGAGGGCTCCGGTCAGATTCGTTCGATGATGGTGCCGGTCGCCAACGCGCCACCCGCGCACATCGTGATCAACGCGGTCGACGCGTCCCGGCGTTCGAGTTCGTGCAGGGCGGTGGTGATCAACCGGGACCCGGTGGACCCCACCGGATGCCCGAGCGCGATCGCACCACCGTTGACGTTGACCTTGTCCATGTCCGCGTCGTGGACCTGCGCCCACGACAACACCACCGACGCGAACGCCTCGTTGATCTCCACCAGATCCAGATCACCGAGCTTCATACCCGCCTTCTCCAACACCCGGGTGGTGGCCTGCACCGGGCCGTCGAGATGGAACTCCGGTTCGGCACCGACGAGCGCCTGGGAAACGATCCGGGCGCGTGGCGTCAGACCGAGCGCGCGGGCCCGATCCTCGTCCATCAACAACACCGCCGCCGCACCGTCGGAAATCTGCGACGACGTGCCCGCGGTATGGATGGCCCCGTCCATCACCGGCTTCAGCGTCGCGAGTCCTTCGGCGGTGGTGTCCCGCAACCCCTGATCCCGGCGCACCACCGTCGACTCCGCGGTCGGCTGCTTGTCCGCGCCGATCACCGGCGCGGTCACCGGCAGGATCTCCCGATCGAACCGGCCCTCCGCCCACGCCTGCTTCGCCCGCGCCTGCGACTGCACCCCGAGGACCTCGATGTCCGCGCGGGTCAGGCCCCGCCGCCGCGCGATCCGCTCCGCGGCCTCGAACTGCGCGGGCATGTCGATGTCCCACGACGCCGGACGCCGCGGCCCGGCATGATCACCGACCACGTTCGCACCGAGCGGCACCTGACTCATCTGCTCGACACCACACGCCACCCCCACCTCGATCGCCCCGGCCGCGATCAACCCGGCGATCAGATGATTCGCCTGCTGCGCACTCCCGCACTGACAGTCGACGGTCGTCGCCCCGGTCTGCCACGGCAACCCCGCCGCCAACCACGCGGTGCGGGTGACATTGTTCGACTGCGCCCCGACCTGCGTGACACACCCACCGATCACCTGCTCCACCAGCACCGGATCCACCCCGGCACGATCCAGGATGCCCTTCTGCACCGCCCCGAGCGTCTCCGACGCATGCAGACCCGACAACCAGCCACCCCGCTTCCCGATCGGAGTACGCACGGCCTCGACGATTACCGGTGTGCCCACAGTGGGCTCCTTTCACTCTCTTCTTCGAAAAATAGAACAGGTTCGAGCTCTCCGGCAAGGGAAGTTTGGGCGGATTTTTGCCGAGCCTTCCCGGGATCGGTGCTCTGTGATTCAATAGATATAGAACGTGTTCCACATTACTTCGCGCGTGGGCGCGAGGGCCGCGAGGGCAGGAGACATCAGTGGCGCAGCCCAATATTCCCGCAGGGTTCGACTTTACGGATCCTGACATCTACGCACACCGGCTTCCCATCGAGGAACTCGCCGAGGTCCGGCACACGGCCCCGGTGTTCTGGGTCGAGCAGCCCGACGGCGTCGGCGGATTCAACGACGGCGGGTACTGGCTGGTCACCAAGCACGAGGACGTCCGTGACGTTTCGCAGCGCAGTGACGTGTTCTCGACGTACGAGAACACGGCCATTCCCCGGTTCGCCGACGACATTCCGCGCGAGAACATCGAGCTGCAGCGTTTCGTGCTGCTGAACAAGGATGCGCCGGAGCACACCAAGCTGCGCAAGCTCGTCTCCCGCGGCTTCACCCCGCGCGCCATCAACGGTCTGCGCAAGGAGCTCACCGAGCGTTCGCATGCGATCGTCAAGGCCGCCGCCGAGGAGGGCAAGGGCGACTTCGTCACGCAGGTGGCGTGCGAGCTGCCGCTGCAGGCCATCGCCGAGCTCATCGGTGTGCCGCAGGAGGATCGCGGCAAGGTCTTCGACTGGTCCAACCAGATGACCGGCTACGACGATCCGGAACTCGACATCGATCCGACGCAGGCGTCGATGGAGATCCTGGGCTACGCCTACCAGATGGCGGAGGACCGGAAGGCCAACCCGCGCAACGACATCGTCACCTCGCTCATCGAGGCCGACGTCGACGGCGAGGCGCTCAGCGCCGAGGAGTTCGGGTTCTTCGTCATCCTCCTCGCCGTCGCCGGCAACGAGACCACCCGTAACGCCATCACGCACGGCATGAAGGCGTTCATGGACAATCCGGAGCAGTGGGAGCTCTACAAGAAGGAGCGCCCGAAGACGTCGGCCGACGAGATCATCCGCTGGGCCACCCCGGTCGCCGCGTTCCAGCGCACCGCGCTCGAGGACACCGAGATCGGCGGCGTCGCGATCAAGAAGGGCCAGCGTGTGGTGATGAACTACATCTCGGCCAACTTCGACGAGGACGTGTTCGAGAACCCGCACACGTTCGACATCACCCGCGACCCGAACCCGCACCTGTCGTTCGGTGGCACCGGCGCCCACTACTGCCTGGGCGCCAACCTGGCCCGCATGGAGATCGATCTGATCTTCAACGCGATCGCCGAGTTCCTGCCGGACATCGTCGAGGCCGGCGATCCGCGTCGTCTGCGGTCGGGCTGGCTCAACGGCATCAAGGAGTACCAGGTCGACTACAAGACCGGTGGTTGCCCGGTCGCGCACTAGCCGATCGCGCATCACGAGAGCCCGGTTCCGTCCCTCGGAACCGGGCTCTCGTGCTGTACGGGCCTAGGATCGGGGCATGACGATGCTCCCGAGCGCCATCGGCAAGCCCGCCACCCGGGCGCTGCAGCAGGCCGGTATCACCACGCTCGATTCCGTCGCGCGACACTCCGCGAAGGATCTGCTCGCGCTGCACGGTGTGGGCCCCAAGGCGATCCGGATTCTCACCGAATCGCTTGCCGAGCACGGGCTGGCATTCCGAGAATTCTAGGCAAGAGCACGGTAGGGGCGGTCACCGGATCCGGTGACCGCCCCTACCGTGTTGTCCGGGGGACTCAGATCTTCTGCAGCGTTTTCATGGCCCGCTCGACCTCCCAGAACGCGCGCAGCGACTGTAGTTTTCCGTCGGCGTTCACGCGGTAGACGAACACGCCTTCGGCGTCGATACGGTTGCCGGCCATGACGGTTCTGATCGAGCCGATGTTGACGAGTTCGTCGCCGCACACCAGCGAGTCGTTCACGATGAACTCGAGCGAGTCGGTGTTGGCGATGGTCATGTCGTAGAACTTCGAGATCGCCTCGCGGCCGTGATGCCCCTTGCCCTCGGGGTCGAAGCCGGACGGGCCGACGGGATCCTCGACCCAGCCGTCCTCGGCGAACAGGTCGAGCCATTCCTCCTTGCGTTTCCCGCTCGCGGCGGCCTGCGAGGCCTTCGCGGCGATCCGCGCCGGGTGCTCGGTTCCGGTGGTCGTCATACCGTGCTCCTACTTGATGTACTGGTCGGCGAACTTGCGCAGCGAGTCCTGTTTTGCCTCGACGGGGGCATCGAAGCCGAGGCCGTCGAAGATCCACGGGACGACGATGCTGTCGGTGACGCCGGCGTCGGCGAGTTCGGCGTAGCCGTCCTTGCCGAACCGGTCGATGCACACGGCCTGGATCTCGAACGGCAGGTCGGCGCGGCCGTATTCGGCGCGCAGCTCCTTCAGCCGGGCCATCGTGGTGACGAGGTCGTCGAACTTCATCATCGCCGACGTCCAGCCGTCGCCGACGCGGGCCGCGCGTTTCAGGGCCACCTCGGTGTGTCCGCCGACGTAGAACGGCACCGGCTTGCTGGGGGCGGGGCTGATCTGCAGACGGTCGAAGTCGAAGAACTCGCCGTGATATTCGACCATGCCGCCGTCGAGGACGAGCTTGATGATGTCGATCATCTCGTCGACACGGGCGCCCCGCTTCTTGTAGGGCTGGCCACACCACTCGAATTCCTCGGGTGCCCAGCCGATTCCGACACCGAAACCGAACCGGTTGCCGGTCAGGTTGGCGACCGACCCCACCTGGCGGGCGAGGAGCAGCGGGTTGCGGGAACCCAGCTTGAGCACGTTCGTGTAGAAGCCGATCGTGCTGGTGACGGCACCCATGGCGGCCGCCGCGATCAACGGGTCCACCCACGGCGTCTCGGCATTCCACATGCGCGAGCCGTCGGGCGTGTACGGGTAGTCCGCGGCGGCCGTCTCCATGAAGAACAGGGAGTCGGGCAGGGCGACGTTCGCGAACCCGCATTCCTCCGCCGTCTTCGCCAGTGCCGTCAACTGATCCAGCGGGCTCATCGCGATACCGACTGTGAACTTCATGGGGGTGAACCTTCCTAGTTGGTGGGGCGGTCGGAGCCGACCACCCACATCGCGAAGTACTGCGAACCGCCACCGTAGGCGTGACCGAATGCCTTACGGGCGCCGTCGATCTGATGGTCGCCGGCACGTTCCATCACCTGCATCGCCGACTCCGCGTAGCGGATCATGCCGGACGCGCCGATCGGGTTCGACGACAGCACGCCGCCGGACGCGTTGACCGGCAGCCGCCCCCCGATCGCCGTTTCGCCGGCCTCGGTGAACTTCCAGCCCTCGCCCTCGGGTACGAAGCCGAGGTTCTCGAGCCACATCGGCTCGAACCACGAGAACGGCACGTAGATCTCCGCCGCGTCGATCTCGGTCAGCGGATCGGTGATGCCCGCGGCCTTCCACAGCGCGGCGGAGGCGTCGCGTCCGGCCTGCGGGTTGGCGACGTTGCGGCCCGCGTACGACAGCGGTTCGGTGCGCATCGAGGTCGCGTGGATCCAGGCGACCTTGCGGCCCTCGGAGAGGACGGCCTCTGCTGCGTCCTCGTTGCCGATGACGATGGCGCAGGCGCCGTCCGACGACGGGCACGTCTCGTCGAAACGGATGGGGTCCCACAACATTTGGGACGCCATCACCGACTCGACGGTGATGTCGGGCTGCTTGAGGTGCGCGTACGGGTTCATCGCACCGTTGCGGCGGTCCTTGACGGCGACCATCGCACCGATGTGGTCGGGTGCGCCCGAGCGGCGGATGTACGAACGGACGTGCGGTGCGAAGAAGCCGCCGGCACCTGCGCCGACCGGCATCGTGAACGGCACCGGCGTCGACAGCGCCCACATCGCATTGGACTCGGACTGCTTCTCCCAGGACACCGCGAGCACGCGCTTGTGGATGCCTGCCTGCACCATGCTGGCCGCGACGTTGCCGGTCGAGGCACCGACCGATCCGGCCGTGTGCACGCGCAGCAGCGGCTTCCCGTTCGCGCCCAAGGCGTCCGACATCGACAGCTCCGGCATCATCGAGCCCTCGAACAGGTCGGGGGCCTTGCCGATGACGATGGCGTCGATGTCGTCCCAGCCGACGTGGGCGTCGGCCATCGCCCGGTCGACCGCCTCTCGGATCAGGCCGGCCATGGTGACGTCGTGTCGTTTGGCGACGTAGTAGGTCTGTCCGGTGCCGAGGACAGCGGCAAGTTGCTTGCCCATATCAGTTGCGTCCTTCCATGACGGCGACCAGGTTCTGCTGCAGCACAGGGCCACTGGTGGCGTGGGCGAGAGTGCGCTGGGCGGCACCGCTGAAGATCTGTCGGGCCGCGTGCCCGATGCGTTCGAGGCCGGCGGCGAACATCGGGTTGCCGGTGAGCGGTCCGCCCGACGGGTTGACGGTGGTGGCGTCGGTCAGGCCGATCGCCTCGCGCAGGATGATCTCCTGGTGGGTGAACGGAGCGTGCAGTTCGGCGACGTCGATGCTCGACACGTCGCCGCCGGTCGCGGCCCGGGCCGCGGCGGCGGTGGACGGCGACACGGTCAGGTCGCGCGACCCGATGTTCGGCGAGTCGATGCGGTGTTCGATACCGGTGATCCACGCCGGACGCTCGCACAGTTCACGGGCGCGGTCGCCGCGGGCCAGGACGATCGCGGCCGCGCCGTCGGTGATCGGTGCACAGTCGTGTGCGCGCAGCGGGTCGGCCACGAACGCACTGCCGAGGAGGCTGTCGATGTCGACGTCCCCGGAGATCTGCGCGTCGGGGTCGGATTTCGCGGCGGCACGGCTGCGCTGCGCGATCCGTGCCATGTCCTCGGCGGTCCACTTGCCCGCGTCGAGTCCGAGGCGGGCCTGCAGGCCCGCGACCGAAACGGAATCCGGCCACAGCGGCGACACCAGGTACGGGTCCATCTGCATCGCGAGGATCTGACGCAGGTTACCGGCCGACGACTTGCCGAACCCGTACACGAGGGCGGTGTCGACCTCACCGGTCATGATCTTGACCCAGGCCTCGTACAACGCCCAGGCGGCGTCCATCTCGACGTGTGACTCGTTGATCGGAGGCACGGCACCGATCGAGTCGATCGCGGAGATGAACGAGAAGGACCGGCCGGCGAGGTAGTCGGACGATCCGGAACACCAGAAGCCGATGTCGGACTTGGTGATTCCGAGGGTGGAGTACAGCTCCTGGAAACAGGGGACGAGCATCTCGGTACCGTTGGTGGTGCCGGTGGTCTCGCGCACATGGGGGGCCTGTGCGAAGCCGACGACTGCAATGTCTGTCATGGTCTCGAGGCTCCTAGAGGTGATGCTTGTAGGTGTCGTAGTCCGCGTCCGGCTCACCGCTCGGGCGGAAGTGGGAGATGTTGCGGAGCGAGTACTCCCACTCCTCCTTCGGGCGCCACACGGCCTCGACCCGCATGCCCATGCGGACCTCGGAGGCGTCGACCTCGAGGAGCAGGTGCAGGAACGGGATGTCCGCACCGTCGAGGACGATGTACGCCGCCACGTAGGGCGGCTTGATCTGCTGGCCCAGGAACGGGACGTTGACGATGCAGAACGTGGTGACGGTGCCCTTGTCGGACACCTCCACCTGTTCCTTGGTGGGGACGCCGTCGGTGGGGTTCGAGCCGCGCGGCGGGACGTACACCTTGCCGTTCGCGTCGGTGCGGCCGCCGATGACCTTGCCCTC from Prescottella sp. R16 includes these protein-coding regions:
- a CDS encoding TIGR03619 family F420-dependent LLM class oxidoreductase — protein: MKFTVGIAMSPLDQLTALAKTAEECGFANVALPDSLFFMETAAADYPYTPDGSRMWNAETPWVDPLIAAAAMGAVTSTIGFYTNVLKLGSRNPLLLARQVGSVANLTGNRFGFGVGIGWAPEEFEWCGQPYKKRGARVDEMIDIIKLVLDGGMVEYHGEFFDFDRLQISPAPSKPVPFYVGGHTEVALKRAARVGDGWTSAMMKFDDLVTTMARLKELRAEYGRADLPFEIQAVCIDRFGKDGYAELADAGVTDSIVVPWIFDGLGFDAPVEAKQDSLRKFADQYIK
- a CDS encoding nuclear transport factor 2 family protein is translated as MTTTGTEHPARIAAKASQAAASGKRKEEWLDLFAEDGWVEDPVGPSGFDPEGKGHHGREAISKFYDMTIANTDSLEFIVNDSLVCGDELVNIGSIRTVMAGNRIDAEGVFVYRVNADGKLQSLRAFWEVERAMKTLQKI
- a CDS encoding cytochrome P450 encodes the protein MAQPNIPAGFDFTDPDIYAHRLPIEELAEVRHTAPVFWVEQPDGVGGFNDGGYWLVTKHEDVRDVSQRSDVFSTYENTAIPRFADDIPRENIELQRFVLLNKDAPEHTKLRKLVSRGFTPRAINGLRKELTERSHAIVKAAAEEGKGDFVTQVACELPLQAIAELIGVPQEDRGKVFDWSNQMTGYDDPELDIDPTQASMEILGYAYQMAEDRKANPRNDIVTSLIEADVDGEALSAEEFGFFVILLAVAGNETTRNAITHGMKAFMDNPEQWELYKKERPKTSADEIIRWATPVAAFQRTALEDTEIGGVAIKKGQRVVMNYISANFDEDVFENPHTFDITRDPNPHLSFGGTGAHYCLGANLARMEIDLIFNAIAEFLPDIVEAGDPRRLRSGWLNGIKEYQVDYKTGGCPVAH
- a CDS encoding GNAT family N-acetyltransferase produces the protein MTVKNHDQVIDRREIASALLKALDRRHEVLDAIVESKDRDAAVTAVRELLGTSDYCAEAVLGLRFDRLTVKERDRIRTELEDLDATLQWLPEQRPYSTGSGVRLRPFTNSDADAALFRTRSTERLDDTGTPWDADRVEQERTSGLARMDDESAAWFVAECTTGERPSCVGLVFGELAGNEVDVAIWVAPDARKQGYGTASLKQARSELAAYFPGTTLVVRAPA
- a CDS encoding thiolase domain-containing protein — encoded protein: MGKQLAAVLGTGQTYYVAKRHDVTMAGLIREAVDRAMADAHVGWDDIDAIVIGKAPDLFEGSMMPELSMSDALGANGKPLLRVHTAGSVGASTGNVAASMVQAGIHKRVLAVSWEKQSESNAMWALSTPVPFTMPVGAGAGGFFAPHVRSYIRRSGAPDHIGAMVAVKDRRNGAMNPYAHLKQPDITVESVMASQMLWDPIRFDETCPSSDGACAIVIGNEDAAEAVLSEGRKVAWIHATSMRTEPLSYAGRNVANPQAGRDASAALWKAAGITDPLTEIDAAEIYVPFSWFEPMWLENLGFVPEGEGWKFTEAGETAIGGRLPVNASGGVLSSNPIGASGMIRYAESAMQVMERAGDHQIDGARKAFGHAYGGGSQYFAMWVVGSDRPTN
- a CDS encoding thiolase domain-containing protein, with the protein product MTDIAVVGFAQAPHVRETTGTTNGTEMLVPCFQELYSTLGITKSDIGFWCSGSSDYLAGRSFSFISAIDSIGAVPPINESHVEMDAAWALYEAWVKIMTGEVDTALVYGFGKSSAGNLRQILAMQMDPYLVSPLWPDSVSVAGLQARLGLDAGKWTAEDMARIAQRSRAAAKSDPDAQISGDVDIDSLLGSAFVADPLRAHDCAPITDGAAAIVLARGDRARELCERPAWITGIEHRIDSPNIGSRDLTVSPSTAAAARAATGGDVSSIDVAELHAPFTHQEIILREAIGLTDATTVNPSGGPLTGNPMFAAGLERIGHAARQIFSGAAQRTLAHATSGPVLQQNLVAVMEGRN
- a CDS encoding SDR family oxidoreductase; amino-acid sequence: MSGLLDGRVVIITGAGRGIGRAHALAFAAEGAKVVVNDIGVGGDGSTTGETPAEQVVAEIKAAGGEAVVNGDDVASWEGAQNLIQTAIDTFGGLDILVNNAGFLRDRMLVGMSEEEWDAVIRVHLKGHFAPLRHAAAYWRAESKAGRPVDARIINTSSGAGLQGSIGQGNYAAAKAGIAEMTIQAAAELKNYGVSVNAIAPAARTRMTVGAGGAMAEAMAAPEEGFDAMAPENISPLVVWLGSAESKDVTGRVFEVEGGKITVAEGWRHGPAQDKGDRWDPKELGPVVADLLAKAETPTPVYGA
- a CDS encoding steroid 3-ketoacyl-CoA thiolase, whose product is MGTPVIVEAVRTPIGKRGGWLSGLHASETLGAVQKGILDRAGVDPVLVEQVIGGCVTQVGAQSNNVTRTAWLAAGLPWQTGATTVDCQCGSAQQANHLIAGLIAAGAIEVGVACGVEQMSQVPLGANVVGDHAGPRRPASWDIDMPAQFEAAERIARRRGLTRADIEVLGVQSQARAKQAWAEGRFDREILPVTAPVIGADKQPTAESTVVRRDQGLRDTTAEGLATLKPVMDGAIHTAGTSSQISDGAAAVLLMDEDRARALGLTPRARIVSQALVGAEPEFHLDGPVQATTRVLEKAGMKLGDLDLVEINEAFASVVLSWAQVHDADMDKVNVNGGAIALGHPVGSTGSRLITTALHELERRDASTALITMCAGGALATGTIIERI
- a CDS encoding nitroreductase family deazaflavin-dependent oxidoreductase, with the translated sequence MATTRPSGLDSEYTARIIKWMSRINVTLYRATGGRLGGKWRVGSAFPWGIPVCLLTTTGRKSGQPRTSPLLFLEDGDRVVLVASQGGLPKNPLWYLNIRANPNVTVQIKSQIRTMRARVATDDERAALWPRLVEMYADFDTYQSWTDRTIPVVVCE